One genomic window of Luteitalea pratensis includes the following:
- a CDS encoding mandelate racemase/muconate lactonizing enzyme family protein — MNGTSIARVEAFAIRLPRDSSRASGTAGSPVTLDPSSRTRYRRAATYPTVYSDDLETMLVRVETSDGVVGWGEAQAPVGPEIPRTIIEVLLGPLAIGEDALAPERLWSRLYSAMRVRGHTGGFLLDAIAAIDIAVWDICGKTSGQPVARLLGGPCHDPVPCYVSGLHGDSVEARVEEAQHLRAGGAGAFKLFLSHGERECLDTVRALREALGSDVGLAVDALWRLDETRALRFAHALAAFDVLWLEAPLAPEDVRGHARLARRSPVRLALGESYRTRFEVLPYFERGAIGVLQPDLGRSGITEARKLAVLADTHQVPVAPHVSIGLGPQIAAAIHFAAATPNLLLLECNPGVFELSARLAHDALEWSVAGVPVGREPGLGVRIDEDAVRRVAVGTAVATASR, encoded by the coding sequence ATGAACGGCACGTCGATCGCGCGAGTCGAGGCATTTGCCATCCGCCTGCCACGCGACTCGTCCCGGGCCTCCGGTACCGCGGGCTCGCCTGTCACGCTCGATCCCTCGTCGCGGACGCGCTATCGCCGCGCCGCGACGTACCCCACCGTGTATTCGGACGACCTCGAGACGATGCTCGTCCGCGTCGAGACGTCCGACGGCGTCGTCGGGTGGGGTGAAGCGCAGGCGCCGGTGGGACCGGAGATCCCCCGCACGATCATCGAGGTGCTGCTCGGGCCGCTCGCCATCGGCGAAGACGCGCTCGCACCCGAGCGTCTGTGGAGCCGACTCTATTCGGCGATGCGCGTCCGCGGTCATACCGGCGGTTTCCTGCTCGATGCGATCGCCGCGATCGACATCGCCGTCTGGGACATCTGCGGCAAGACATCGGGACAGCCGGTGGCGCGTCTGCTCGGCGGCCCCTGCCACGATCCCGTACCCTGCTACGTTTCGGGGCTCCACGGCGACTCCGTCGAGGCTCGTGTCGAAGAGGCCCAACACCTGCGGGCGGGAGGCGCCGGCGCGTTCAAGCTGTTTCTCAGTCACGGCGAGCGCGAATGTCTCGACACGGTGCGCGCGCTCCGCGAGGCACTCGGCTCTGACGTGGGCCTGGCCGTCGATGCGCTCTGGAGGCTGGACGAGACGCGGGCGCTGCGTTTCGCGCACGCCCTGGCCGCGTTCGACGTGCTCTGGCTCGAGGCGCCGTTGGCACCGGAGGACGTCCGGGGCCATGCCCGGCTCGCCCGCCGATCCCCGGTGCGACTCGCACTCGGCGAGAGCTATCGCACGCGCTTCGAGGTGCTGCCCTATTTTGAACGGGGCGCTATCGGCGTGCTGCAACCTGATCTGGGACGCTCCGGGATCACCGAAGCGCGCAAGCTGGCGGTGCTCGCCGACACGCACCAGGTGCCGGTCGCGCCGCATGTGAGCATCGGGCTCGGACCGCAGATCGCCGCTGCCATACATTTCGCGGCGGCTACCCCCAATCTCCTCCTGCTCGAATGCAACCCCGGCGTGTTCGAACTGTCGGCCAGGCTGGCCCACGACGCGTTGGAGTGGAGCGTGGCCGGAGTGCCTGTGGGCCGCGAGCCGGGGTTGGGCGTCCGGATCGACGAGGACGCCGTCCGCCGGGTTGCGGTCGGCACGGCGGTGGCCACCGCCAGCCGTTGA
- a CDS encoding GntR family transcriptional regulator gives MMKRLPRLPRSRASDSVFDILRENILGRGFRPGDRLDVRALADQLGVSATPVKDAVTRLAAEGLVEIRPRSGTFVAELAADAVAETFEIRRALECLAAEHVIGRLTPDLLSRFTAIVDALERPVSTDRERAQHEQKNVELHTLLVETTGNRRLTDLYRSLNAHLVVARVHSRRSPEQSRLDQERREHRAILEALDARDATALVAALDRHIRRAGAALVDDVREAGVGAA, from the coding sequence ATGATGAAGCGCCTGCCGCGACTGCCCCGCTCTCGAGCCAGCGATTCGGTGTTCGACATTTTGCGGGAGAACATCCTGGGGCGCGGGTTCCGCCCGGGCGACCGTCTCGACGTCCGCGCGCTCGCCGACCAGCTCGGCGTGAGCGCCACCCCGGTCAAGGACGCGGTGACCCGGCTGGCGGCGGAAGGGTTGGTGGAGATCCGTCCCCGCAGCGGCACCTTCGTCGCGGAACTGGCCGCCGACGCCGTCGCCGAGACGTTCGAGATCCGCCGCGCCCTCGAATGCCTCGCGGCCGAGCACGTGATCGGCCGGCTGACGCCCGACCTGTTGTCACGATTCACGGCGATCGTCGACGCGCTGGAGCGCCCGGTGTCGACCGACCGCGAGCGGGCGCAGCACGAGCAGAAGAACGTCGAGCTGCATACATTGCTCGTCGAGACCACCGGCAACCGGCGCCTGACCGACCTCTATCGGAGTCTCAATGCCCACCTGGTCGTCGCGCGCGTCCACTCGCGCCGGTCACCAGAGCAATCGCGACTCGATCAGGAGCGCCGCGAGCACCGCGCCATTCTCGAGGCGCTCGATGCGCGCGATGCGACGGCGCTCGTCGCTGCGCTCGATCGCCACATCCGGCGCGCTGGAGCCGCGCTCGTGGACGACGTCCGCGAGGCGGGAGTGGGCGCGGCATGA
- a CDS encoding TonB-dependent receptor, with product MRWLVLMARSVHSAHRPAVIRADARHLAGTGLVALAVLLLPLPAAGQQGRGSISGTVTDSSGGAVNDATVTITNVGTQAAVTARTSDTGVYTAPSLAVGEYTVVAEKAGFKTAVATGITLQVDEGARVDLRVEPGEISERIEVRAATPLVNTSSATVGKVVENRRVTELPLNGRNALALMALVPSVKSNSGPTQSGFSDRGVALSAISINGGPGGINQYVLDGATNNQSYLADINVNPAVDAVEEFKVQTSTMSSEFGFTAGGVVNIVTKSGTNQFKGSLYDFVRNSRFDAKNAFATDKPQFEYNQGGGAIGGPIKLPSLYNGTNRSFFFFNFEAWNFSREQPTTQTVPTDAMRRGDFSNLRDASGRLIVLYDPATTRANPNGAGFIRDPFPNNIIPANRLDPVAQNILPFYPLANRDPDNPFTNANNWRDNLDETRDMRQWTTKVDHRLSSQNSLSARYNYYRHYADGGFSQSPWPDPIVRKRYDTLTTHNFVVSDTHSFGTGLLHEVRLSNARQGFPFVVASFGGDWPAQLGLPSSVPGDTFPNISNGLQPFNTGTAGQRDSSTWQFFDMLTWVKGSHTLKLGTDLRHQQALNLQRQQPSGNFNFPAGLTGNPQSQAGTGSAFATFLLGAVGFSPNLNAAALATTHLPEDHTAWSATGFVQDDWKASRRLTVNLGLRYDYQAPPKERSCATSNFNPFATNPENGLLGRMEYACVDYGGTFLEPDTNDFAPRVGFAYDLLGTGRTVVRGGYGLFYATNFHRDYFGATNGFANTSTQYNPPGGNANLAAFRLQDGFPTPVIEPLGAALGPSAFLGGGVSYDEPNGKNIASHQWTLSFQQQVFGNWLLEAAYSANRATHLISGGYDLNQLDPQYYSLGLALQDQVPNPYAGRVPGGFGAPTISRLQSLRPYPYYANINVRNPHQGFSEYHALLLSAEKRLSDGFVLLTSYTFGKLMSDSVVIPINFGPVEQVTTVGYQNGKFDRRAERSLDPTDVRHRLVISGVYELPFGPDKPWLTSGVASHILGGWQINSVTTIQGGLPLVIRGANNQRADRPDYLGGAELDDPTAARWFNTDAFVNPPNFELGDVSRTLPDARTPGVFNIDLSLLKQVSIRGRVKLQLRAEAFNVTNTVNLGFPNTSFQAGPDGRNVNSSFGLISSSRDARILQFGARLVF from the coding sequence ATGCGCTGGCTCGTTCTCATGGCTCGATCCGTCCATTCGGCTCACCGACCGGCTGTCATTCGCGCCGACGCCCGCCACCTTGCGGGCACCGGCCTCGTGGCACTTGCCGTCTTGCTCCTGCCGCTGCCAGCAGCCGGGCAGCAGGGACGTGGAAGCATCAGCGGCACCGTGACCGACAGTAGCGGCGGCGCGGTCAACGACGCCACCGTGACGATCACCAACGTCGGCACCCAGGCCGCGGTGACCGCACGGACCAGCGACACCGGCGTCTACACCGCACCCAGCCTGGCGGTCGGCGAATACACCGTCGTCGCCGAGAAGGCCGGCTTCAAGACTGCGGTCGCGACCGGCATCACGCTGCAGGTCGACGAGGGCGCCCGTGTCGACCTGCGGGTCGAACCTGGCGAGATCAGCGAGCGCATCGAGGTGCGAGCCGCGACGCCGCTGGTGAACACGAGCAGCGCCACGGTCGGCAAAGTGGTCGAGAACCGGCGCGTCACCGAGCTGCCACTCAACGGCCGCAATGCGCTCGCCCTGATGGCCCTCGTGCCGAGCGTCAAGTCCAACTCGGGGCCGACCCAGAGCGGCTTCTCGGATCGTGGTGTCGCCCTCTCGGCGATCAGCATCAACGGCGGCCCGGGCGGCATCAACCAGTACGTCCTCGATGGCGCCACGAACAACCAGAGCTACCTGGCCGACATCAACGTCAACCCGGCGGTCGACGCGGTCGAGGAGTTCAAGGTCCAGACCAGCACGATGTCGTCCGAGTTCGGTTTCACCGCCGGCGGCGTCGTCAACATCGTCACCAAATCCGGGACCAATCAGTTCAAGGGCAGCCTGTACGACTTCGTACGCAACAGTCGCTTCGACGCCAAGAATGCCTTCGCGACCGACAAGCCGCAGTTCGAGTACAACCAGGGAGGCGGAGCCATCGGCGGTCCGATCAAGCTGCCCAGCCTCTACAACGGCACCAACCGCTCGTTCTTCTTCTTCAACTTCGAAGCCTGGAACTTCTCGCGCGAGCAGCCGACGACCCAGACGGTGCCGACCGATGCAATGCGGCGCGGCGATTTCTCCAACCTGCGCGACGCCAGCGGGCGGTTGATCGTCCTGTACGATCCGGCAACGACGCGGGCCAATCCCAATGGCGCGGGATTCATCCGCGATCCGTTCCCGAACAACATCATCCCGGCCAACCGGCTCGATCCGGTCGCGCAGAATATTCTCCCCTTCTATCCGCTGGCGAATCGCGATCCCGACAACCCGTTCACCAACGCGAACAACTGGCGCGACAACCTCGACGAGACGCGCGACATGCGGCAGTGGACGACCAAGGTCGACCACCGGCTGTCGTCGCAGAACAGCCTCTCGGCGCGCTACAACTACTACCGCCACTATGCCGACGGTGGCTTCTCGCAGTCGCCCTGGCCCGATCCGATCGTCAGGAAGAGATACGACACGCTGACCACCCACAACTTCGTCGTCTCCGACACGCACAGCTTCGGCACTGGCCTGCTTCACGAAGTGCGATTGAGCAACGCCCGTCAGGGCTTTCCGTTCGTCGTTGCCAGCTTCGGCGGCGACTGGCCGGCGCAGCTCGGTCTTCCTTCGAGCGTGCCCGGCGACACCTTTCCGAACATCAGCAACGGGCTCCAGCCCTTCAACACCGGCACCGCCGGTCAGCGCGATTCGAGCACGTGGCAATTCTTCGACATGCTGACCTGGGTGAAGGGCTCGCACACGCTGAAGCTGGGCACCGACCTCCGGCATCAGCAGGCGCTCAACCTGCAGCGCCAGCAGCCGTCCGGCAACTTCAACTTCCCGGCTGGTCTCACCGGCAATCCGCAAAGCCAGGCCGGCACCGGGTCCGCCTTCGCCACGTTCCTGCTCGGAGCGGTGGGTTTTTCACCCAACTTGAACGCGGCCGCGTTGGCCACGACCCACTTGCCCGAGGACCACACGGCCTGGTCGGCAACCGGCTTCGTGCAGGACGACTGGAAGGCGAGTCGCCGGCTCACGGTGAACCTTGGCTTGCGCTACGACTATCAGGCGCCGCCGAAGGAACGCAGCTGCGCCACGTCGAACTTCAACCCGTTCGCGACCAATCCCGAGAATGGCCTGCTCGGGCGCATGGAGTACGCCTGCGTCGACTACGGCGGCACGTTCCTTGAGCCAGACACCAACGACTTCGCGCCGCGCGTCGGCTTTGCCTACGACCTGCTCGGCACCGGCCGCACCGTCGTCCGCGGCGGCTACGGCCTGTTCTACGCGACGAACTTCCATCGCGACTACTTCGGCGCGACCAACGGCTTCGCCAATACGTCGACTCAATACAACCCGCCGGGCGGAAACGCGAACCTGGCGGCCTTCCGCCTCCAGGACGGCTTCCCGACGCCGGTCATCGAGCCACTCGGCGCCGCGCTCGGACCGAGCGCCTTCCTCGGCGGCGGCGTCAGCTACGACGAGCCCAACGGCAAGAACATCGCGTCACATCAGTGGACGCTGTCGTTTCAGCAGCAGGTGTTCGGCAACTGGTTGCTCGAGGCGGCGTACAGCGCCAACCGGGCGACCCATCTGATCTCGGGCGGCTATGACCTGAACCAGCTCGATCCGCAGTACTACTCGCTTGGCCTCGCGCTCCAGGACCAGGTGCCCAACCCATACGCCGGCCGCGTGCCCGGTGGCTTCGGTGCGCCCACCATCAGCCGCTTGCAGTCGCTGCGCCCGTATCCCTACTACGCCAACATCAACGTCCGGAACCCGCACCAGGGATTCTCTGAGTATCACGCGCTTCTGCTCAGCGCGGAGAAGCGGCTCTCGGACGGCTTCGTGTTGCTTACCTCTTACACCTTTGGCAAGCTGATGAGCGACAGCGTCGTCATCCCGATCAACTTCGGGCCTGTCGAGCAGGTTACAACCGTCGGCTATCAGAACGGCAAGTTCGACCGGCGCGCGGAGCGATCACTCGATCCGACCGACGTGCGTCATCGTCTCGTGATCAGCGGCGTCTATGAGCTGCCCTTCGGCCCAGACAAGCCGTGGCTCACGAGTGGCGTCGCCTCGCACATTCTCGGGGGCTGGCAGATCAACTCGGTCACCACCATCCAGGGCGGCCTGCCGCTCGTCATACGCGGCGCGAACAACCAGCGCGCCGACCGGCCCGATTATCTTGGCGGGGCTGAACTCGATGATCCGACAGCCGCGCGCTGGTTCAACACCGACGCGTTCGTGAACCCACCGAACTTCGAACTCGGAGACGTCAGCCGGACCCTGCCGGACGCGCGCACACCGGGCGTCTTCAACATCGACCTCTCGCTCCTGAAACAGGTCTCGATTCGCGGGCGGGTGAAGCTCCAGCTCAGAGCCGAAGCCTTCAACGTCACCAATACCGTCAACCTGGGCTTTCCGAACACATCGTTCCAGGCAGGTCCCGACGGGCGCAACGTCAACTCGAGCTTCGGCCTAATCAGCTCCTCCCGGGATGCCCGCATCCTGCAGTTCGGCGCCCGGCTGGTGTTCTGA
- a CDS encoding TIM-barrel domain-containing protein, with the protein MALVFSLRAAARRLWRTLSGAAALAVLLTEAHAQGHVAPWTTPIVVEAPTFRVRIDPAGFRYGIERRDGTVLAAPHAESGLQIRTESGGGAVVSTSNAAVSPRGLDATVRTADGIEARVAMTIEPSGFRLSVKPAADGRYTIVARTSGVGPAFGLADHAAFKRTTTELTGFELERFRAGSAGSGAVRLVSNFIIAPRQGVAHVNVHPGLKVVRVTAAEQAQGSRDVRELTALHYFVGTPQEIYQRFLDVRNASGYKVYKPKYEWFGVGWEAWGALAWDTNQRTVTENVTRYLDAGFPLRWMVIGSGFWPRHDPRFHATTSFGLWDPSLYPDPKGLIDTFHRRGLKVTLGLRIAFIPDGPFAAEGVQRGFFLTDNDKPALFTIGFPRVPVHLLDAFKPGAVDWYLALCQKWLDYGIDGFKEDLYGFGKYDLRDDKIDPVNAALMDRGAYVMGRNAYLGSPADLHRYNDFNYWETQDRGPINGLALAYSGFPYVYPDIVGGTIAATETQGKRTIPDAALKQYLMRNARYASVHPSMAVGYGPWNLEDDQVSRIMLESTLLHARLHPYIYSAAVQTHRTGFPFTMTPLPLAFPDDPAVYALENTTRRGYQWLIGDALMAIPLYGDDYATANTRDVYLPRGRWIDYDTGTAYEGPTTLSAHAIPVTRNPLLVGGTGVVVEERDGRLVARIYPVTSKASTTFHHRDGRDTSVRIEVESWRQPAVVTGGGVSVEAVHDGVALTFPIEPGASYVVRSAAARP; encoded by the coding sequence GTGGCCCTGGTCTTCAGCCTGCGGGCCGCGGCTCGGCGCCTTTGGCGGACCCTGTCTGGTGCAGCGGCACTGGCAGTGCTGCTGACCGAGGCTCACGCGCAGGGCCACGTTGCGCCCTGGACGACGCCGATCGTCGTCGAAGCGCCGACCTTCCGCGTCCGGATCGATCCCGCCGGATTCCGCTACGGCATCGAGCGCCGCGATGGCACCGTCCTCGCCGCGCCACACGCCGAGTCCGGGTTGCAGATCCGCACCGAAAGCGGTGGCGGCGCCGTGGTGTCGACGAGCAACGCTGCAGTGAGCCCACGCGGGCTGGACGCGACAGTCCGCACGGCCGATGGCATCGAAGCGCGAGTGGCGATGACCATCGAGCCCTCGGGCTTCCGTCTCTCGGTGAAGCCGGCCGCCGATGGGCGCTACACGATCGTGGCCCGCACGAGCGGCGTCGGCCCCGCCTTCGGCCTGGCCGACCACGCCGCCTTCAAGCGCACGACGACCGAGCTCACGGGCTTCGAGCTCGAGCGGTTCCGCGCGGGCAGTGCTGGCTCCGGTGCCGTTCGCCTCGTCAGCAACTTCATCATCGCCCCTCGCCAGGGCGTCGCGCACGTGAACGTCCACCCCGGCCTGAAGGTCGTCAGGGTCACCGCCGCCGAGCAGGCGCAGGGGAGCCGCGACGTCCGCGAGCTGACGGCGCTGCACTACTTCGTCGGCACGCCGCAGGAGATCTACCAGCGGTTCCTGGACGTCCGCAATGCGAGCGGCTACAAGGTGTACAAGCCGAAGTACGAGTGGTTCGGCGTCGGGTGGGAGGCGTGGGGGGCACTCGCCTGGGACACCAACCAGCGCACGGTGACCGAGAACGTCACGCGCTATCTCGATGCGGGCTTCCCGCTGCGGTGGATGGTCATCGGCTCGGGATTCTGGCCTCGTCACGATCCGCGCTTCCACGCGACCACGAGCTTCGGGCTGTGGGATCCGTCTCTCTATCCCGATCCGAAGGGCCTCATCGACACGTTCCATCGCCGAGGCCTGAAGGTCACCCTCGGGCTGCGCATCGCGTTCATTCCGGACGGACCCTTCGCCGCCGAGGGCGTGCAGCGCGGGTTCTTCCTGACCGACAACGACAAGCCGGCGCTGTTCACCATCGGCTTCCCGCGGGTGCCCGTGCACCTGCTCGACGCGTTCAAGCCTGGCGCGGTCGACTGGTACCTGGCCCTGTGCCAGAAGTGGCTCGACTACGGCATCGACGGGTTCAAGGAAGATCTGTACGGCTTTGGCAAGTACGACCTGCGCGACGACAAGATCGACCCGGTGAACGCGGCGCTGATGGACCGCGGCGCCTATGTCATGGGGCGCAACGCGTATCTTGGTTCGCCAGCCGATCTCCATCGGTACAACGACTTCAACTATTGGGAAACCCAGGATCGCGGGCCCATCAACGGGCTGGCGCTGGCCTACAGCGGTTTCCCCTACGTCTACCCGGACATCGTCGGCGGCACGATAGCGGCCACCGAGACCCAGGGGAAGCGGACGATCCCGGACGCGGCGCTGAAGCAATACCTGATGCGCAACGCGCGCTACGCGTCCGTGCATCCCTCGATGGCCGTCGGCTACGGCCCCTGGAACCTCGAGGACGATCAGGTGAGCCGGATCATGCTCGAGTCGACATTGCTGCATGCGCGGCTGCATCCCTACATCTACAGCGCGGCCGTGCAGACCCATCGCACCGGGTTTCCCTTCACCATGACGCCGCTGCCGCTGGCCTTTCCTGACGATCCAGCCGTGTACGCGCTCGAGAACACCACGCGCCGCGGGTACCAGTGGCTGATTGGCGACGCGCTGATGGCGATTCCGCTCTACGGCGACGACTACGCCACCGCGAACACGCGCGACGTGTACCTGCCGCGGGGACGATGGATCGACTACGACACCGGCACTGCCTATGAGGGCCCGACGACGCTGTCGGCGCACGCAATTCCCGTGACCCGCAACCCGCTGCTCGTGGGCGGCACCGGAGTGGTCGTCGAGGAGCGTGATGGGCGGCTTGTCGCACGCATCTACCCCGTAACGTCGAAGGCGTCGACGACCTTTCACCATCGCGACGGGCGCGACACGTCGGTACGCATCGAGGTGGAGTCCTGGCGCCAACCGGCGGTGGTCACTGGCGGTGGTGTGTCAGTAGAGGCGGTGCACGACGGCGTTGCGCTGACCTTCCCTATCGAGCCGGGCGCGAGCTACGTCGTGCGATCAGCGGCGGCGCGGCCGTAA
- a CDS encoding glycoside hydrolase family 2 TIM barrel-domain containing protein, whose protein sequence is MNTSRLWVATGALLAASALATRAAPFLATHARSATSLSAAQPTASARTAVSLNGEWHFAVDPAGEGERDRWFAPDLDQRRWDRVDVPHCWPVDPRYQYTGRAWYRRSFTPPEPIGSRHARIEFDAVFARARVWLNGTLVGAHEGGYTPFGFDVTDLLKSGQPNVVAVEADNSWSTRTMPGARPGTDPSVRVYPWWDYGGIVRPVALVVSPPVYIQKQRITTTPDLASGAAAIEVAVWVRNTTAQRASSRLRMTIVRLDGDREFALDTPAARWEASAETLAGETKAVTVRTTLPKGAVQLWGLDTPTLYKLRAELITESAPATADLHDATFGIRRFEVRGEELHLNGRAVRLGGANRPSDDPVFGLIEPAAVVERDVRLMKAAGMELQRINHHAPPPALLDLADRLGMLIVPEAANWQLQPSQMDDPAMRADFERQMRELVERDWNHPSVVAWSVGNEYPSDTPSGVRWTRDMAAFVRTIDRSRPITFASYRAFRADLARPEDEGSHYVDFVSINSYAPAERLGAVLDLVHQRYPGKPIVISEFGVREDKVASRDERRRYFSQAAAVLRQRPFVAGASVWTFQDYRSRFPDTAPNGYRPWGLVGPDRAPRDAYHVVATEFATVRIAAAPMSLAGGRLIARVEVQARPDFPSRRISGLTLRIVAKDSANPRVETALPDLAPGERIQRVLAVAAPTSAAELSLEIVRRDGSVMHRLAAIDRLTPRQQVSQ, encoded by the coding sequence GTGAACACGAGCCGACTGTGGGTCGCGACCGGAGCACTGCTGGCAGCGTCGGCGCTGGCGACGCGTGCCGCTCCATTCCTCGCCACGCACGCTCGATCTGCCACGTCCCTGTCCGCGGCACAGCCGACTGCATCGGCACGTACGGCCGTGAGCCTCAACGGCGAATGGCACTTTGCCGTCGACCCCGCCGGCGAGGGAGAGCGCGATCGCTGGTTTGCGCCGGACCTCGACCAACGCCGGTGGGATCGCGTCGACGTGCCGCATTGCTGGCCAGTCGATCCCCGCTACCAGTACACGGGCCGTGCGTGGTACCGACGGTCGTTCACACCGCCGGAGCCCATCGGCAGCCGGCACGCGCGCATCGAGTTCGACGCCGTGTTCGCCCGCGCCCGCGTGTGGCTCAATGGGACGCTGGTCGGCGCGCACGAGGGCGGTTACACGCCATTCGGATTCGACGTCACAGACCTGCTGAAGAGCGGCCAGCCGAACGTCGTGGCCGTCGAGGCCGACAACAGCTGGAGCACCAGGACGATGCCGGGCGCGCGCCCGGGAACCGACCCGTCGGTGCGCGTCTATCCCTGGTGGGACTACGGCGGTATCGTCCGTCCGGTCGCCCTGGTCGTGTCGCCGCCGGTGTACATCCAGAAGCAGCGGATCACGACGACGCCTGATCTTGCGAGCGGTGCCGCCGCGATCGAAGTAGCGGTCTGGGTGCGCAACACGACAGCCCAGCGCGCGTCGTCGCGCCTCCGGATGACCATCGTCCGGCTCGATGGCGATCGCGAGTTCGCACTCGACACACCCGCCGCCCGCTGGGAAGCTTCGGCCGAGACGCTGGCCGGCGAGACCAAGGCCGTGACGGTGCGCACCACGCTACCCAAGGGCGCGGTCCAGCTGTGGGGCCTCGACACGCCGACGTTGTACAAGCTGCGCGCCGAGCTGATCACCGAGTCGGCCCCGGCCACGGCCGATCTGCACGACGCGACGTTCGGGATTCGCCGGTTCGAAGTGCGCGGCGAAGAACTGCACTTGAACGGCCGGGCGGTGCGCCTCGGCGGCGCCAATCGCCCGAGCGACGATCCGGTGTTCGGCCTGATCGAGCCGGCTGCCGTCGTCGAGCGCGACGTCAGGCTGATGAAGGCGGCGGGCATGGAACTGCAGCGCATCAATCACCATGCACCACCGCCCGCGTTGCTCGACCTCGCAGATCGCCTGGGAATGTTGATCGTGCCCGAGGCCGCCAACTGGCAGTTGCAGCCCTCGCAGATGGACGATCCGGCGATGCGCGCCGACTTCGAGCGTCAGATGCGCGAACTCGTCGAACGCGACTGGAACCACCCGTCGGTGGTCGCGTGGAGCGTCGGCAACGAGTATCCGTCCGACACGCCGTCCGGCGTGCGATGGACCAGGGACATGGCGGCGTTCGTCCGTACCATCGATCGGTCGCGGCCGATCACGTTTGCGAGCTATCGCGCTTTCAGAGCCGATCTCGCCAGGCCCGAAGACGAGGGGTCGCACTACGTGGACTTTGTCAGCATCAACAGCTACGCCCCGGCGGAGCGCCTCGGCGCGGTGCTCGATCTCGTACACCAGCGCTATCCAGGCAAACCGATCGTCATCAGCGAGTTCGGTGTGCGCGAGGACAAGGTCGCCAGCCGGGACGAGAGACGACGCTACTTCAGTCAGGCGGCCGCGGTCCTGCGTCAGCGTCCATTCGTCGCCGGCGCGTCGGTATGGACCTTCCAGGACTATCGCAGCCGATTCCCCGACACGGCGCCAAACGGGTACCGGCCCTGGGGCCTGGTCGGTCCCGACCGGGCGCCGCGCGACGCGTACCACGTCGTCGCGACCGAGTTCGCGACGGTGCGCATCGCGGCGGCGCCCATGTCCTTGGCCGGCGGACGTCTCATCGCTCGCGTCGAAGTGCAGGCGCGCCCGGATTTCCCCTCGCGTCGCATCAGCGGCCTGACGCTCCGGATCGTTGCAAAAGACAGCGCCAATCCGCGTGTCGAGACCGCGCTGCCGGACCTCGCGCCCGGCGAACGGATCCAACGCGTCCTCGCGGTCGCGGCCCCCACGTCGGCGGCCGAACTGTCGCTCGAGATCGTCAGGCGTGACGGCAGCGTGATGCATCGCCTGGCCGCGATCGATCGCCTGACGCCGCGCCAGCAGGTGTCTCAATGA
- a CDS encoding SDR family NAD(P)-dependent oxidoreductase: MRLAGQVAIVTGAGSGIGRASALRFAREGACVTVVDLDASAADAVAAEIVGEGGAAFGVAGDASREDDVATMVERTVQAYGSPTVLVNSAATTSFGTLAESAVQELDRVMRVNVGSAWICARAVIPLMRAAGGGAIVNLSSITGIVGAPGMAAYSTSKGAIITLTRTLALELAEEGIRVNCICPASIDTPMLQASFDRQADPQAARARNVKRHPLGRLGTAEDVANLALFLASDEAAFITGGTYVVDGGALLARRWQE, encoded by the coding sequence ATGAGGCTGGCCGGTCAGGTCGCAATCGTGACCGGGGCCGGGTCTGGCATCGGCCGTGCCTCGGCCCTCCGGTTCGCTCGCGAGGGCGCTTGTGTGACCGTCGTCGACCTCGACGCCTCGGCCGCCGACGCCGTCGCCGCTGAGATTGTCGGTGAGGGCGGCGCAGCGTTCGGCGTCGCCGGCGACGCATCGCGAGAAGACGACGTCGCGACGATGGTGGAGCGCACGGTGCAGGCGTACGGCTCGCCAACCGTGCTCGTGAACAGCGCCGCGACGACGTCGTTCGGCACACTGGCGGAGTCGGCGGTGCAGGAACTCGATCGCGTCATGCGCGTCAACGTCGGCAGTGCCTGGATCTGCGCGCGTGCCGTCATTCCGCTGATGCGGGCGGCGGGCGGCGGCGCCATCGTCAACCTGTCGTCGATCACCGGGATCGTCGGCGCGCCTGGCATGGCCGCCTATTCGACGTCGAAAGGCGCCATCATCACGTTGACGAGGACGCTCGCGCTCGAACTGGCGGAAGAGGGCATTCGCGTGAATTGCATCTGTCCGGCATCGATCGACACCCCGATGCTTCAGGCGTCTTTCGATCGGCAGGCCGATCCGCAGGCCGCGCGCGCCCGAAACGTGAAGCGGCATCCGCTGGGGCGGCTGGGCACGGCGGAGGATGTTGCGAACCTGGCGTTGTTCCTGGCGTCGGACGAAGCCGCGTTCATCACCGGCGGCACGTACGTCGTCGACGGCGGTGCGCTGCTCGCGCGCCGGTGGCAGGAGTAG